The Nostoc sp. PCC 7524 nucleotide sequence AGCGCCAACGTGGGGTTCGTTGGTATGGGTGACTTCGGTGGGATCGACAACGGTGACACTGCCTTTACCCATGACTTGTAGCCAACCATCACGCTCAAATACAGCACAAGTATCTTCATCAATGCCAATACCCAGGCGATCGGGGTGAGCTGCGATCGCACTAATCAAACGCCCCATCCGATTCCGGTTGTGGAAGTGTTGATCAACAATCACTTCGGGAATTAATCCCAAACCAGTTGCCATATCCACCAAAGAACGATTTGGTGTTTCTCCACTACCGCCACCAGCAATCATGTGATGCCCCATAACTGCTGCTCCAGCACTTGTGCCTGCTAGAGTCATATGCCCCGCTCTGACTCGCCGCCGGATTATTTCCATCGCCGATGTATCTGACAATACACCACACAGGCGCAGTTGATCTCCTCCAGTTAAAAACACCCCACTACAGTCTTCTAGGGATGCTTTCACATGGGCAGCTTCACACTGTTCCCGCTCCCGGATGTCTAAAATCTCGACCTTTTCAGCACCCATTTCTTCAAAAATGCGGATATACCGGCCGCCAATAATCGCGGGTTCGCGGGAGGCGGATGGAATAATTGTAATATAGGCCTTGCTTGCACCAGATCGTCCAAAAAAAGTTCTGAGGATTTCGCGTCCATGAACTTTATCTTCTGCGCCTCCGATTACCATCACGGCGGTTTTAGTTGCTTGGGGTGTCCTCATTTCCAGCGATTTAGCTTTTAATTCCGGCATTGTGTTTCTCCTGTCAACAACTTCAGGAGCCATCGCCTTGGACGGGTTTTCCGGCTTGTGGCGAATGGCGTGTGAATTTAACAAGGGTTATTAGCCTGATGATTCCTGCACTTTGCTTTTTGGGAGAGGACACTGCAATAGACGCACAAGAAGCCTCATTTTTTCTGGTGTTCTTTGCCGTTCCTCAAAGCCAGCGCCTTGTTTTTCACCTGTCCACTTTTTCCAGACTGGCTCAATCATGCAGGAGGGATAGTCCCTCTGGCGTTAGGGATTAGGTTTCCCCTCTGGATTTGGAGTGAGCAGGTCTTTACACACATTTTCTGAGGCTGGCCTGATGCATCCTGGAAGTTGTTAACCCAGATTATTTATTTAAATGTAGTTGTGACAATATTTAAACATAAATTAAGTAACTAGAAAAACTTTTGAGTCTAACCAAAATCAATAGTTCCGGTACTTTTAGATACTATTGATAAAGCTTATATGTAGTTTTACCCTACTATATTGCTGCTTGTGTTTGATAGACATTCAAATTTAAGATTAGTGTTCTTGAATACGAAATACTGTGCGCTTTGATATAGTTACACTTTTTCCTGACTGTTTTACCTCAGTTCTCAGTTCTGGTTTACTGGGTAAAGCCCTAGCCAAGCAAATTGCTCAAGTACATCTGATTAATCCCAGAGAGTTTACTAGCGATAAACACCGTAAGGTAGATGACGAACCCTATGGTGGTGGTGTGGGGATGCTGATGAAGCCTGAACCAATTTTTCAGGCTGTGGAGTCCCTGCCGATTCTACCCCGCCGAGAAGTCATTTTAATGAGTCCTCAAGGTCAAACC carries:
- a CDS encoding cyanophycinase, with the translated sequence MPELKAKSLEMRTPQATKTAVMVIGGAEDKVHGREILRTFFGRSGASKAYITIIPSASREPAIIGGRYIRIFEEMGAEKVEILDIREREQCEAAHVKASLEDCSGVFLTGGDQLRLCGVLSDTSAMEIIRRRVRAGHMTLAGTSAGAAVMGHHMIAGGGSGETPNRSLVDMATGLGLIPEVIVDQHFHNRNRMGRLISAIAAHPDRLGIGIDEDTCAVFERDGWLQVMGKGSVTVVDPTEVTHTNEPHVGANEPLTVHNLRLHILSYGDRFHLYQRTVLPAVHRISS